One genomic window of Punica granatum isolate Tunisia-2019 chromosome 1, ASM765513v2, whole genome shotgun sequence includes the following:
- the LOC116193171 gene encoding uncharacterized protein At4g22758-like — MPERTHRRLRRASFSGGSKMPRRRLSPSLPSARQSSPSSSSTRPEPGIEMLKRWSTEPELPCLREHGLPYSAIGAEDPGLSQGVLIRPQTCTDIFGSSHSLFGIGSSPQISCERPKNETKVVVNVAVEGSPGPVKVMLKLSSTVEETIKLVVGKYSEEGRSPKLDPDCSSAFKLHHSHFSLQSLDKSKVMGDLGSRKFYLRTCGTGNGPSSSFSTEAQSQPSGPSSHPRPTLAPLLLFPSLIAQKICMFIRRTRKFWRMLVCL, encoded by the exons ATGCCAGAGAGGACTCATCGTCGCCTGCGCCGGGCCTCCTTCTCTGGGGGCTCGAAGATGCCACGCCGCCGCCTGTCGCCCTCCCTGCCCTCTGCTCGGCAGTCGTcgccatcatcatcatcgacGCGCCCCGAACCGGGCATTGAGATGCTCAAGAGATGGTCCACCGAGCCCGAGCTGCCCTGTCTACGGGAACATGGGCTTCCCTATAGCGCTATCGGTGCAGAAGATCCGGGCTTGAGCCAAGGAGTGCTGATCAGGCCCCAGACCTGTACGGATATATTCGGTTCCTCTCATTCTCTGTTTGGGATTGGGAGCTCTCCTCAGATCAGCTGTGAG AGACCCAAGAATGAAACGAAGGTGGTGGTCAATGTGGCAGTCGAAGGAAGTCCTGGGCCCGTGAAGGTTATGCTCAAACTTAGCTCCACCGTGGAGGAGACCATAAAGCTTGTTGTCGGCAAGTACAGTGAAGAGGGCCGATCTCCGAAGCTGGACCCCGATTGCTCATCGGCTTTCAAGTTGCATCACTCCCACTTCAGCCTCCAAA GTCTGGACAAATCCAAAGTTATGGGGGATCTTGGCAGCAGAAAATTCTACTTGCGCACTTGTGGCACGGGAAATGGGCCATCTAGTTCTTTCAGTACAGAAGCTCAATCTCAACCATCGGGACCGAGCTCTCATCCTCGACCCACCCTGGCTCCTCTGCTATTATTCCCATCCTTGATTGCTCAAAAAATCTGTATGTTCATAAGAAGAACCCGCAAGTTCTGGAGAATGTTGGTATGCCTGTAA
- the LOC116210881 gene encoding protein cornichon homolog 4, which yields MGDLYAWLVSFFFIVALLVIIVWQLMCLADLEFDYINPYDSSSRINRVIMPEFLVQGVLCFFYLVTGHWAMALLSVPYLYYNVDLYMRRQHLVDVTEIYNMLKWEKKQRLFKLAYLILLLFLTIFWMIMAALDEHDHE from the exons ATGGGGGATCTCTACGCGTGGCTcgtctctttcttcttcatcgtGGCCCTTCTCGTCATCATCGTCTGGCAG CTTATGTGTTTGGCGGACCTGGAGTTCGATTACATAAACCCATATGATTCCTCGTCGCGCATAAACAGAGTCATAATGCCGGAGTTCCTCGTACAAGGAGTGCTGTGCTTCTTCTACTTGGTGACTGGTCACTGGGCCATGGCCCTGCTGTCTGTTCCATACCTCTACTACAATGTGGATTT GTACATGCGACGGCAACATCTCGTGGATGTAACTGAGATATACAACATGCtcaaatgggaaaagaaacaAAGGCTGTTCAAGCTAGCCTATCTCATCCTTCTGCTCTTTCTCACTATATTTTG GATGATTATGGCTGCTCTGGATGAACACGATCACGAATGA
- the LOC116210873 gene encoding pentatricopeptide repeat-containing protein At4g22760, which yields MVSKLKFLLNQRITPKQALQIHACIIVNSVTHLEPLLVRQVLLSVSNYSASIIRYVELILHHMQAPDAFSWGFTVRFLSQNGRFSEACSLYSEMQRLGLCPSSFAVSSALRACARKVDKVGGSLIHAQAHKLGFCGCVYVQTALLDLYSRVGDMETAQRIFDEMPERNVVSWNSALSGYVKTGNVKMARKIFDEIPEKDVVSWNSMISGYARVRNMEQAALLFQQMPERDSASWNAMLSGYIDYGNIESARRLFDAMPQQSSVSWITMIAGYSKCGDVDSARILFDQIAVKDLLIYNAMIACYAQNSRAQEALQLFNDMIQPDVDILPDEITFSSIISACSQLGDLTSGFWIESCMRKLGIRMDDHLITALIDLYAKCGSIDKAYELFNDSRKKDVVSYSAMILGLGMNGRAVDAIRLFKEMVEAGINPNLHTFSGLLAAYSHAGLVEEGYRCFKSMRDYGLVASVDHYGIMVDLLGRAGLIKEAYNLIASMPTQPHSGVWGALLLACRMHNNVEIGEIAGMHCFELEPDRAGYYSLLANIYASAGLWTNVKKIRNIMQEKGFTKVPGCSWVESGSTDLTSQYVKDQELKV from the coding sequence ATGGTGTCCAAACTGAAATTCCTGTTAAACCAACGGATAACACCAAAGCAGGCCCTGCAAATTCATGCTTGCATTATTGTCAATAGTGTTACCCACCTTGAACCTCTTTTGGTCCGTCAGGTTCTCCTTTCCGTTAGCAATTACTCGGCTAGCATAATTCGATATGTGGAATTAATCCTTCACCATATGCAAGCCCCAGATGCATTTTCATGGGGCTTCACAGTGCGGTTTTTGTCCCAAAATGGTCGATTCAGTGAGGCGTGCTCTCTGTACAGTGAGATGCAGAGGCTAGGACTGTGTCCGAGTAGTTTCGCGGTGTCCTCTGCTTTAAGGGCCTGTGCTAGGAAAGTAGATAAGGTCGGTGGAAGTTTGATTCATGCCCAGGCTCATAAACTTGGCTTCTGTGGCTGTGTCTATGTGCAAACAGCGCTCTTGGATTTGTATTCAAGAGTTGGTGATATGGAAACTGCTCAGAGGATTTTTGATGAGATGCCCGAAAGGAATGTGGTTTCATGGAACTCGGCTTTATCCGGGTACGTGAAAACAGGGAATGTCAAAATGGCCCGGAAGATATTTGATGAGATCCCGGAGAAGGATGTTGTTTCCTGGAACTCGATGATTTCTGGCTATGCGAGAGTAAGGAACATGGAGCAGGCTGCCCTTTTGTTTCAACAGATGCCAGAAAGAGATTCAGCTTCTTGGAATGCTATGCTTAGTGGTTACATAGATTACGGGAACATAGAATCAGCCCGAAGGCTCTTTGATGCAATGCCCCAGCAAAGTAGTGTTTCATGGATCACTATGATTGCTGGGTATTCAAAATGTGGAGATGTCGATTCTGCTCGTATACTCTTTGATCAAATAGCTGTGAAAGATCTTCTTATATATAATGCCATGATAGCATGCTATGCGCAAAATAGTCGGGCTCAGGAAGCCCTTCAGCTATTTAATGATATGATCCAGCCTGATGTAGATATTTTGCCTGATGAAATAACATTCTCAAGTATTATATCTGCTTGTTCACAACTTGGAGATTTGACGTCTGGGTTTTGGATAGAATCTTGCATGCGTAAGCTTGGGATAAGAATGGACGATCATTTAATTACTGCATTAATTGACCTATATGCAAAGTGTGGGAGCATTGATAAGGCGTATGAGCTGTTTAATGACTCGAGAAAGAAAGATGTAGTCTCTTATTCAGCTATGATTCTTGGGCTTGGTATGAACGGTAGGGCAGTGGACGCTATTAGACTGTTCAAGGAGATGGTAGAAGCTGGTATTAACCCTAATTTACACACATTTAGTGGATTGTTAGCAGCTTATAGCCATGCTGGTTTAGTCGAAGAAGGATACCGATGCTTCAAGTCCATGAGAGATTATGGGCTTGTGGCCTCAGTTGACCACTATGGTATAATGGTTGATCTTTTAGGCCGGGCAGGGCTAATAAAAGAAGCATATAATCTAATAGCTTCCATGCCGACTCAACCCCATTCTGGGGTTTGGGGAGCTCTGCTTCTTGCTTGTAGGATGCATAACAATGTTGAGATTGGGGAAATAGCAGGTATGCATTGCTTTGAGCTGGAGCCAGACCGAGCCGGTTATTATTCTCTGCTTGCAAATATTTATGCATCAGCGGGGTTATGGACCAATGTAAAGAAGATAAGAAATATTATGCAGGAGAAGGGATTTACCAAGGTTCCTGGGTGTAGTTGGGTGGAGTCAGGGTCAACTGACTTGACTTCTCAATATGTCAAAGATCAGGAACTGAAAGTTTAG
- the LOC116210888 gene encoding general transcription and DNA repair factor IIH subunit TFB5, with amino-acid sequence MVNATKGLFISCDIPMAQFIVNLNATMPASQKFIIRVLDSTHLFVQPNVADMIKNAIADFREQNSYEKPT; translated from the exons ATGGTCAACGCGACAAAGGGACTCTTCATCTCATG TGACATTCCCATGGCCCAGTTCATCGTCAACTTGAATGCTACCATGCCAGCATCACAGAAATTCATCATACGTGTCCTCGACAGCACTCACCTGTTTGTGCAGCCCAATGTGGCCGATATGATTAAGAATGCCATTGCAGATTTCAGGGAGCAGAACTCTTACGAGAAGCCCACTTGA
- the LOC116206886 gene encoding nonsense-mediated mRNA decay protein 2-like: MKLVLVPILSFVIVISFAFVLVSSRLAFGNRDCTLAGWLLSSPLFMFSVFNTVVLAVLLGSHDLGSYEVANHFILSSDEEDVRECDGHNYKGQFSDDDGVGGDDEDSSDSDQNVEDSSDSDQNADSAGYDEDDDDSGGEDEIGWEDEGEQDGDCNLEKRIEDFIDKVITGWREERMKENLTEV, encoded by the coding sequence ATGAAGCTTGTGTTGGTTCCCATTCTTTCGTTCGTGATAGTGATCTCGTTTGCTTTCGTCCTCGTGAGCTCTAGATTAGCTTTCGGCAATCGGGACTGCACCCTTGCTGGTTGGCTACTATCTAGTCCTCTCTTCATGTTTTCAGTTTTCAACACGGTTGTTCTCGCGGTCCTTCTGGGAAGCCATGACCTGGGTTCATATGAAGTCGCAAACCATTTCATCCTCTCTTCGGATGAAGAAGATGTTCGCGAATGTGATGGACATAATTACAAAGGCCAATTTTCTGATGATGATGGTGTCGGTGGTGATGATGAGGACAGTAGTGATTCTGATCAAAATGTTGAGGACAGTAGTGATTCTGATCAAAATGCCGATTCTGCTGGCTACGATGAGGACGATGATGACAGTGGAGGCGAGGACGAGATTGGATGGGAAGATGAAGGAGAGCAAGATGGGGATTGCAATTTGGAGAAACGAATCGAAGATTTCATCGACAAGGTCATCACTGGATGGCGGGAAGAAAGGATGAAGGAGAACTTGACCGAAGTTTGA
- the LOC116192358 gene encoding AT-hook motif nuclear-localized protein 1-like, with translation MEGRDGVVSSSGGVTVVGSDAPSDYHVAPRSENPTQTPGSGQSPASGQPASLGPAVAGMPVKKKRGRPRKYRPDGSVPAALSPRPISSAPPPVIDFSSQKRGKVKTAGSVSKPKFEVENLGEWVACSVGANFTPHIITVNAGEDVTMKIISFSQQGPRAICILSANGVISSVTLRQPDSSGGTLTYEGRFEILSLSGSFMPSESGGTRSRSGGMSVSLASPDGRVVGGGVAGLLVAAGPVQVVVGSFLSGNQHEPKKKPKTNLMSMSTPTAAVPISTADIKGNISTTPSYLGDNWSSLPSDSRNKPTDINVSFLDGNN, from the exons ATGGAGGGAAGAGATGGAGTTGTGAGTAGCAGTGGGGGGGTTACAGTGGTGGGATCAGACGCCCCGTCGGATTACCATGTGGCTCCGAGGTCCGAGAACCCGACCCAGACGCCGGGATCGGGTCAGTCTCCGGCGTCGGGGCAGCCGGCGAGCCTGGGGCCGGCGGTGGCCGGGATGCCGgtgaaaaagaagagggggCGGCCAAGGAAGTATAGACCGGATGGCTCGGTCCCAGCAGCACTCTCTCCGAGGCCAATATCCTCGGCCCCGCCACCGGTGATCGACTTCTCGTCCCAGAAGCGGGGGAAGGTGAAGACCGCTGGATCGGTGAGCAAGCCCAAGTTTGAGGTGGAAAACTTAG gTGAATGGGTTGCATGCTCTGTTGGGGCCAATTTCACTCCCCATATTATTACAGTTAATGCGGGCGAG GATGTTACCATGAAGATCATATCGTTTTCTCAACAAGGACCCCGAGCAATATGCATTCTCTCAGCAAACGGCGTCATATCAAGTGTCACACTCCGCCAGCCTGACTCCTCTGGTGGTACACTGACATATGAG GGCCGTTTCGAAATACTGTCCCTGTCTGGGTCATTCATGCCCAGCGAGAGTGGAGGGACACGGAGCAGATCAGGTGGGATGAGTGTTTCTCTGGCGAGCCCCGATGGACGTGTTGTTGGTGGGGGAGTTGCTGGTTTGCTGGTAGCAGCAGGTCCTGTGCAG GTCGTAGTGGGCAGTTTTCTTTCTGGGAACCAGCACGAGCCGAAGAAGAAACCAAAAACCAACCTCATGTCAATGTCCACACCAACTGCTGCAGTCCCGATTTCAACCGCTGATATAAAGGGGAATATCTCGACCACACCGTCTTACCTAGGGGACAACTGGTCTTCCCTGCCCTCTGACTCGAGAAACAAGCCCACTGACATTAACGTGTCCTTCCTTGATGGGAACAACTAA